Proteins co-encoded in one Dreissena polymorpha isolate Duluth1 chromosome 12, UMN_Dpol_1.0, whole genome shotgun sequence genomic window:
- the LOC127853573 gene encoding RNA-binding protein 28-like, protein MSKESRTLFVRNLPYSITQDQLAIKFSDYGPIKDCFLVNNKETGKSRGFGYIKFTDLDDAKKAKEAKVLLEGRKVLIDFADITKKKKSEKKPRPAPVTKTEPVANDPGGKGSQEEEVEGDEGTDEEDETETKEGIPGTKSPKMKNVKYHKAKIVVLSGLPAGMQLDELNKCLEKMSVKQLAESHLVSANVAHLKFKCIRDAKRAIRKLHNHPYKDCMLQAVQMSQERQAVTPQAGTRRSRVIVRNLSFKCGEDGLRKAFEQCGEITDISIPTGAEGKLLGFGFVQFNTMEEASKAVEQMNTQKIMGRSVAVDWALPKDKYESAKKQQDDSDNDSDEGSVSARSDSSSSELTNTHIKMEQSDDEGVSSDDNEGDEESDDGVEEEDDDKLKKEGDNDDEDYDDEEDEDDQGDSEEDEDDATKNNKKAIKKQSFQGRTDTNDGCTLFIRNLSFDTMEEGMLEFFEKFGQLKYAKVVINQQTEFSKGMGFVRFVSKDSADHCLREGEAGNLTLDGRQLNITLAVSREKAADFQEKKDKEKKDNRNLYLAREGMIRPGTQAAEGLTKQDLEKRMKVDEVKRQKLKNINIFISPLRLCVRNIPPTVDEQSLRKIFKDAAGDPKALILECRIMRDRARLNSEGRGKSLGFAFISFGEHQHALSALRHTNNNPEIFGEKKRLIVEFSLENRKALEVQAKRKEKIQSKQQYQEAVKSAQQQPAKKQFGNSKKSPSLPLIQLSEKDKQMRPNKAPKGLPSHWGPKVRHKSRNPGGPQGKKAKDKGFKKGQQLKRPAQSHEQGPKQKKQRREVYDDFDKMVNKYKNSFMAKKSASSKWFE, encoded by the exons ATGTCGAAGGAAAGCAGGACGCTATTCGTGCGAAATCTGCCATATTCCATTACACAGGATCAACTAGCAATCAAATTTTCAGATTATGGTCCCATCAAAGATTGCTTCCTTGTAAACAATAAAG AAACTGGAAAAAGCAGGGGGTTTGGTTATATCAAATTTACAGATTT GGATGATGCTAAAAAGGCCAAGGAGGCGAAAGTCCTCTTGGAAGGTCGAAAGGTGCTCATAGACTTTGCAGACATTACAAAGAAAAAGAAATCTGAGAAAAAGCCTCGACCGGCTCCCGTGACAAAGACAGAACCTGTGGCCAATGACCCTGGGGGGAAGGGAAGCCAAGAGGAGGAGGTGGAGGGGGATGAAGGGACTGATGAAGAGGACGAGACTGAAACTAAGGAGGGTATTCCAG GGACGAAATCCCCAAAGATGAAGAATGTCAAGTATCACAAGGCCAAGATAGTTGTACTGTCGGGGCTACCAGCGGGCATGCAGCTTGACGAGCTGAACAAATGTCTCGAGAAAAT GAGTGTTAAACAGCTAGCAGAAAGCCACTTGGTCAGTGCCAATGTGGCTCATCTCAAGTTCAAATGCATCCGGGACGCCAAGCGGGCTATAAGAAAGCTGCACAATCATCCTTACAAAG ACTGCATGCTGCAAGCGGTGCAAATGTCCCAGGAAAGACAGGCCGTGACACCTCAGGCAGGCACCAGAAGGTCAAGGGTCATCGTGCGAAATCTCTCCTTCAAA TGCGGTGAGGATGGTTTGAGGAAGGCATTTGAGCAGTGTGGGGAAATCACGGACATCAGCATCCCCACGGGCGCTG AGGGCAAGCTGCTGGGGTTCGGCTTTGTACAATTCAACACTATGGAGGAGGCAAGCAAAGCTGTGGAGCAAATGAATACACAGAAAATCATGG GTCGTAGTGTTGCTGTGGACTGGGCCCTTCCGAAAGACAAGTATGAGAGTGCAAAGAAGCAGCAAG ATGACAGTGACAATGACTCTGATGAGGGTTCTGTCAGTGCAAGGAGTGATTCGTCTTCCAGTGAGCTGACAAATACACACATAAAGATGGAGCAATCTGATGATGAGGGGGTATCATCAGACGACAATGAAGGGGATGAAGAAAGCGATGATGGAGtggaagaagaagatgatgataaaTTGAAGAAGGAAGGTGACAATGACgatgaagattatgatgatgaagaagatgaagaTGATCAGGGAGACAGTGAAGAGGATGAAGATGATGCCACTAAAAACAATAAGAAAGCAATAAAGAAGCAATCTTTTCAAGGCCGTACTGACACCAATGATGGTTGCACCCTCTTTATAAG GAATCTTTCCTTTGATACCATGGAGGAAGGCATGCTGGAGTTCTTTGAGAAGTTTGGGCAGCTCAAGTATGCCAAGGTGGTCATCAACCAGCAGACAGAGTTCTCCAAAG GTATGGGGTTTGTGAGGTTCGTCTCCAAGGACTCAGCGGACCACTGCCTGCGCGAGGGAGAGGCCGGGAACCTGACCCTGGACGGACGCCAGTTGAACATCACGCTGGCCGTGTCAAGGGAGAAGGCGGCCGACTTTCAGGAGAAGAAAGATAAGGAGAAGAAAGACAATAGAAACTTGTACCTGGCTCGGGAAGGAA TGATCCGACCTGGGACCCAGGCAGCCGAAGGGCTTACTAAACAGGACCTCGAAAAACGCATGAAG GTGGATGAAGTGAAGAGACAGAAATTGAAGAACATCAACATCTTCATCTCACCTCTGCGTCTCTGCGTACGTAACATTCCACCAACTGTGGACGAGCAGTCACTACGCAAGATCTTCAAGGACGCTGCTGGCGACCCCAAGGCTCTTATTTTGGAG TGCCGTATAATGAGGGACAGAGCCAGGTTGAACTCAGAAGGCAGGGGCAAGTCACTTGGGTTTGCCTTCATCAGTTTTGGGGAGCATCAGCACGCACTCTCCGCCCTCAGACATACAAATAACAATCCAGAGATTTTTGGAGAGAAAAAG CGTCTGATTGTGGAGTTCTCATTAGAAAACAGGAAGGCTCTTGAAGTTCAGGCCAAAAGGAAAGAAAAGATCCAG TCAAAGCAACAATACCAAGAGGCGGTTAAATCAGCTCAACAACAGCCAGCGAAGAAACAGTTTGGGAACTCCAAGAAGTCTCCTAGCCTTCCACTGATTCAACTGTCGGAGAAAGACAAGCAGATGAGGCCAAATAAGGCACCAAAAG GTCTGCCATCTCACTGGGGCCCAAAGGTTCGCCACAAGTCCCGTAACCCTGGTGGACCACAGGGGAAAAAGGCCAAGGATAAGGGGTTTAAAAAGGGCCAGCAACTGAAGCGACCTGCCCAATCACACGAACAG gGACCAAAGCAAAAGAAACAAAGACGTGAGGTTTATGATGATTTCGACAAGATGGTCAACAAGTACAAGAATAGTTTTATGGCAAAGAAATCAGCATCGTCTAAGTGGTTTGAGTGA